A stretch of Frankiaceae bacterium DNA encodes these proteins:
- a CDS encoding DUF5999 family protein has protein sequence MCPHNPKCPPCDASDHDAARVVASHPEQGWSLLCNGVVVFEDYGEILPDGTSRGAIRASVHHAA, from the coding sequence ATGTGCCCGCACAACCCCAAGTGCCCCCCCTGCGACGCGAGTGACCACGACGCCGCACGCGTCGTCGCCTCGCACCCCGAGCAAGGGTGGAGCCTTCTGTGCAATGGGGTCGTCGTGTTCGAGGACTACGGCGAGATCCTTCCTGACGGGACTTCCCGGGGCGCTATCCGGGCTTCCGTGCATCACGCCGCCTGA